In Bernardetia litoralis DSM 6794, the genomic window ATATTTCCATCAATAGTAAGTGTTTTGCCCAAACCATTCATTTCAATTTGATTGATAGAAACATCTTGATATGTAGTTGCATTAGACTGGAAAGTAAGTGTTTTGTCAACTAATACATTTTCAGGATAAATTCTATCAACAGTCATCACAAGAGTATCAGTATCAACAGAGACATCAACACCTTCTTGAATTGTTGGATAATAAATACCTGTGCGAACTAGAAGTACATCGCCTGAAGAAATATTACTTCCCTCTACTGCAAAATCATAAACAGCTTCATCACAATCATTATTATTAACTGTAATTATTGCTGTTCTTGTTCCTAATGCAGAAGGTGTAAATGTAACATCAAATGTTGCATTTCCTCCAGCAACTACTGAAGTAGGAATAGAACTTACAACAAAATCGCCTGCATTTGTGCCACTTGAAACGATTGAAGAAATAGCTAAAACTTCTGTTCCTGTATTTTCAATAGTATAAGTAACTGTTCTTGAAGTTGTGTTTCCAAAATCTGTATTATCTGCTGTATCAGAAGTAACATCTCCATCAACAATAGAAACAGCATTACCTAAAACATCGATTTCCTTAGAGTCAGAAACTGTAACGGTTTGATTTACTGTTGTTGTATTTCCATTTCCATCATCTGCTGTCCAAGTTACTGTTGTGTTTCCAATAGGAAAAATAGCAGGTGCATTATTTGTAAAAGTTGGTGTTCCACAATTATCACTTCCTGTTGGTGTTCCTAAAGCAACTCCAGAAGCCGTACAAATTCCTGTATCTGTATTTGCAGTTATATTTGAAGGTGCTGTAATGGTTGGGTTTGTAATATCATTAATAATTACATTTTGGTCGGCTGTAATTGAATTTCCATTTCCATCATCAAAAGTCCAAGTTACTACAGTTGTGCCTTGGGCTGTGATTGGAAATATTGTAGTTGTTGTTCCTGTAATTGTTCCTGCACAAATATCAGTTGTTGTCGGAGCAGTTGGAGTTGAACTACATTCTTCATTTATATCAGCCAAAACTGGAATAACTGGGTCAGTAGTATCATCAATAATTACATCTTGGTCGGCTGTAATTGAATTTCCATTTCCATCATCAAAAGTCCAAGTTACTACAGTTGTGCCTTGGGCTGTGATTGGAAATGTTGTGGTGGTTGTTCCTGTAATTGTTCCTGCACAAATATCTGTTGTTGTCGGAGCAGTTGGAGTTGAACTACATTCTTCATTTATATCAGTCAAAACTGGAATGACTGGGTCAGTAGTATCTACTGTTCCATTTCCATTGATAGCAAAAGTATAAGTTCCTTCATCAGAATCATTATTTGAAACTGTAACTAAAGCAACTCTATTTCCTGTTGCAGAAGGATTAAAAGTAATAGTAAATGTTTCACTACCAGCAGCAGCAACTGTTGCAGGAATTGAACTAACCACAAAATCGCCTGCATTTGTACCACTAACTGCAATTCCAGTAATATTTAATATTACTGAACCTGTATTTCGAATAGTAAAATTAGTTGCTTTAGTAGAATTCAAACATTCAACAACATCTCCAAAATCTGTATCATTAGTCTCACTTGTAGTTCCTGCACCACTTACAATATTATTTCCATTGCCTTGTAGATTGATTTCAGGTACTACTATTCCTCTACCTTTTATGGAAAAATTATAAACACTCTCATCACAATCATTATTATTTATTGTAATAGTTGCATTTTTTATTCCTATTGTAGAAGGTGTAAAAACAACATCAAATGTTGTACTCCCACTAGCAGCTACCGAAGTAGGAGGTGTAATTCCACTCAATACAAAATCAGCAGCATTTGCTCCTGTTATTGCAATAGAATTAATATCTAAAGCTAACGAACCTGTATTTTGGATTGTATAAGTTACTGTTCTATTAGTAACTACATTGCCAAAATCTGTATCATCTGTCAAAACTGGAGTAACATCTCCATCTACAATAGAAACTGCATTTCCCTGTACATCTATCTCTGGATTTCCTCCAATTCCTTGTACTACAAAGTTATAGATTCCTTCATCACAATCATCTGTATTAACAACAATAGTCGCATTATTATCTCCACAAGCAATGGGATTAAAAGTAACATCAAAAGTTGCTGTTCCACCAGCAGCCACGGTTGTAGGTATATTACTTACAACATATTCAGCAGTATTACTTGATAGAATTGAAGAAATATTTAAAACTGCACCTCCTGTATTGCGAATGGTATAAGTAATAGTTCTAGTAACTGGTACTAATCCAAAATCTGTATTATTACTTACTAATATATCAGGAATTCCTGCTCCATCTACAATGTTATTTAGTGGTGTACCACCTTGTATATTTATTTCTGCTGAAGTAGAAGGACAAGTTTCAAAAGCTCCTAAATCTACTGTTGTGGCTCTTACACGAGAACTATTTCCTGCATCTAAGGTAATATCTGTAGGAATAGCTGCATTATTTCCAATATTAATCATTGGAGAAGTTGCTTGTAGATTTAAGTTACCAATGGCTGCATTTACAAAAAGAGGATCTTGATTAAATAGATTATTTCCATTATTTGCAGTTCCTGCAGTAAATGCTGCTTCTTCAACTAGAGTATAAGAAGCAGTTACAGCTCCTCCACTTGCATTAAACCAAGACTTTCTAGTACCAGCATTTTCCCAAAAAACACTATTGGTAACTGTAGCTCTAGCTCCACCACCAGCAACACCTTCATTGTATATTCCACCACCTTGATTGATTGCCCTATTCTGAGAAAAACTACAATTCGTAACTGTTGAATTTGCTCGCCCACCACAACAAGCATCATTATATATTGCTCCACCTTTAGCAGCTTGGTTTTGCGTAAAGCTACAATTAATTATTGTTGCATTAGCATTACCTCCACAACATCCAAAATTAGTCATTGCTCCTCCTTCGCTACCTATATTTCTTGTAAAAATACAGTTTGCTACAGTAGGTTGAGAAACACCTCCAGTGCTACCATTATTATACCATCCTCCCGCTCTTACCCCATAATCAAATGAAGCACTACCATCATTTGCATTACCTCCTTTTATGGTAAATCCATCTAAACGTGTAGCATTAGAAACATTTCTAGTATATATCAAGTGAACAGAATTATCAGCATAATTTCCATAAACAAGTGTAGGAAATGTGCCTGTTACATTATCATCTCCATTCAAATCACCACTTAAGATAGTTTCATTGGCAATAAAATCACGGGCATCAAGAAGAACTTGATTCACTCTAGTTTCTTTACCAGAAAACCCTCCATATATTTCTACTCCACTAGGAATTTGAAAGGTGGTATTACGATTTGTTCCATTGGTAGGTTTATATGTTCCTTTAGCAACATATATTTGTGTACCTGCAGTAGCACCACTTATAGCAGATTGTAAACTTGTATAAGCATCTGTCCAAGAAGTACCATTATTAGCTCCAGTAGCAGAGGCATCTACATACCTTTGAGCTTGAGCTTGTGTATAAAAAAGTATTCCTACAAATAGAAGGAGATACTTGAAAAGTTTGTCTTGATGTTTCATTGAAAAAAAATTAGTGAATGATTAAAGCAGCACTTGCAATTAATTAACAATGAAAATACGGAGAATAATAAAAATTGTACTAAAACAAGGTGTTGATTTTTTGTTGATTGCTTCTGGAATAGCAAATTAGATATATATATTCTTTAAAAAATCATATAAAAAGCAGATTGTATTAAAGCTAAATTTCAGATTTTGAGTTTTGAATTGAATAAGTTGATACTTGAAAAAAACTTACTTTTTAGCTACCTTTATGCTTTTTGATTCTCAATAATTTCAAAACACTAAATTTATATAATGTCTATTTCCATAAAAAAACTCACTCCAGAATCTACTTTTGATAATACTCTTTTAGAAGAAATAAATGAATTTCTTTTCAAACATTTGGAGCAATACGGCGATCCAAAAGCTGATATTAAAAAAGCAATGGAATATTCACTTTCAAAAGAAGCAGGGAAAGGTGGATATATTTTTTATGCCATAGAAGAAGAAAAAATAGTTGGTGCAACTGTAATCAATGAAACAGGAATGACTGATTATATTCCAGAAAACATCTTAGTTTATATTGCTGTTGATGGTTCTCAAAGAGGAAAAGGAATAGGACAAAAAATAATGACAGAGGCAATGAACAGCGTAAAAGGTTCTGTTGCATTGCATGTAGAACCAAATAATCCAGCCAAAAAACTCTATGAAAGATTAGGTTTTGAAAATAAATATCTGGAAATGAGATGGAAGAAATAGGTATTAGGAAATGGGAAATAGATATATAGGAATTAGAAAATAACAAATTCAAAATTTCATTCTCACTCTTTTGCTTTTTCTCTTAATTCTTTATGATTTAAAATTATATTTGTATTTCTCTGTGTTCTCTGTAACTCTGTGTTTAATAAATGTATTATATGTTAAATATTCGTCAAAATCTTCATAAAATAGCTGAACTTTCCAATCAAGAGTACAAAACGGCTGAATTTGTAATTGATTTTCTACAAAAATGTAATCCTACTTCTATTCATCAAAATATAGGGAATACAGGAATTATAGCTATTTGGGAAAATGAAAATTTTGATGTAAAAGAAAATAAAACGGTTGCTTTTCGTGCCGAACTTGATGCTTTGCCTATTCCAGAGCCAAATAGTTTTGAATATAAATCAGAGCATCAAGGAGTTTCGCACAAATGTGGACACGACGGACACATGACAATTTTGTTAGGAGTGGCAGAATATTTAAAGAACAATTTTGATAGAACAAATCAGAAAAATAATAAGAGAATAATCCTACTTTTTCAACCTGCTGAAGAAACAGGAGAAGGAGCTTTACAAATGCTCAATGATAAAAAAATGCAAAAACTTAATCTTAAAATAGATTATTTTTTTGCGCTTCATAATATTCCTTCTTACAAAAAAAATCTGATTGTTTGTAGAGAAAATACCTTTGCAGCAGCTTCTAAAGGAATAACTATAGAATTTGAAGGTAAAACTTCTCATGCAGCCGAACCACAAAATGGCAATAATCCTGCTTTAGCTCTTAGCGAACTTACTACTTTTCTTTATTTTTTATCAGAAAATCTAACTAAAGAAAAACAAAATAAAGATTTTGTATTGGTAACTGTTGTGGATGCTATTTTGGGAGAAACTTCAAGAAAATCATTTGATAATATTGCTTTTGGAGTTTCTCCTGCAAAGGCTCGTATCGGTGCTACTTTACGAAGTTATTTGGATGAAGATTTAGAATTATTATCCAAAAAAACAGAACAAAAAGCACAAGAATTAGCTGATAAGTATGATTTAAAACTAAAAATTAGTTATTCAGAAAAATTTGCAGCCACCACAAATACAAAAAAAAGTGTAGAACTTATCCAAAAAACTGCCAAAAAATTAGGATTAAATTATCAAGATAAAGAAAAACCTTTTAGTTGGTCAGAAGATTTTGGACAGTTTACACAGCATTTTGAAGGTGCAATGTTCGGCTTAGGCTCAGGAACAGATACGCCAGAGTTACACCATTCTAATTATGATTTTCCTGATGAAATTACTCAAACAGGAATCAATATATTTGTTAGTTTAATAGAGGATATAGAGTAGTTTTGTTGTTGGTGTCGCTTCATTAAAACACCAACAACGGCAGGAATATATTGTTAAACTCTTCTAATTTTAATCAATAACTTTTGGTGTTCTAAAATAATCAGAATCTTTCTTAGGAGCATTCTTGAGTGCTTTTTCGTGTGAAAGTACATTTGCAACCTTATCATTTCTCATTACATTTACTTCCTCTGAAATGTGTATGAGTGGTAAAGTATTTTCTGTATCAATTTCGTTAAGCTGTTCTACCCAACCCAAAATTTCGTTTAAGTTATCAGCCATTTCTGACTTATCTTCTTCCGAAAACTCTAAACGAGAAAGATGCGAAATATCTTCAATTAATTTTTTATCTACTGTTACTTTCATTTTTTCTAGTGATTAATGAATCTCTTAATTATATATAGCACAAAATTACAAATTTTTACAGTATTCTAAAAAATAAACACACTCTATTTTTACTTCCAATTCTCCCATTTTTAATTCCCAAGTGGCAAATCAAATATAAAACTTGTTCCCTTACCTAGTTGGCTTTCTACGTTTATTTTTCCTCCATTTGCTTCTACAAAATCTTTACACAAAAGTAATCCTAAGCCTGTTCCAGCTTCATTATTTGTTCCCTGTGTAGTAAAATGTTTGCCTTCTTTGAATAATTTATTTAAATTTTCTTTGCTCATTCCAATTCCTGTATCTGTTACAGAAACAACAACAGAATCATCTTTTATTACCGAAAAAACAGTTATTTTACCTTCTTTTGGTGTAAATTTGAGTGCATTCCCTACTAAGTTTCTCAAAATCACATCAATTTGATTTGGGTCAGCAAATGCTTTTGTATTTATATTAATTTTATTTATAATTTCAATTTCTTTACTTTCAGCCAAAGATTTAAAGAATTTTTGTTGATTTTGAGCTATTTCATTTAGGACAATTTTTTCAGGTTTTGGGCTTAATCCTTGCATCTGAGCTTTTGACCATTCCAACACATTATTAAGAGTTTCTAAATGATGATCAACCGAAATTTTCACTTCAGCTGCCAATGTTGTGACCTCCTCCAAAGTAAGCGCACCATAACGAATCAAAGTCAAATATCCATTCACAGATGTAAAAGGAGTACGAAGATCATGCGAAATAATTGAAAATAATTTATCCTTTACTCCATTACTTACCTCTAATTTATCTCTTTGTTTTTCTACAATAGATTTTTGAGCTTCTAATTGCTCTTGTTGCTCTTCTAATAAAACAGCTTGTTCTTGTAATTGATTGCGTTGTAATGCCAAATCTTTATTTTTTTCTCGTGTTCTAATATAAAAAAAGAATACAAGCCCAGTTACTACTAAAATAAAAAAGGCTATCAAAATAGCTGTTCTTGTAAGTGCTTCTTGTTCTTGAATACGTTGTAAATTTTCGGCACGTTCGGCATTAGCTTTTTCTTGCAAAAGCTGAATAGCAAGCTCTTGTTTGGTATATTTGCTTGTAAGCTGTCCCAAACTATCCTGCTGATTTTCAACAACTTCTGTTTTTTGCTCTAGTTCTAAGCTCTTATTTATTAATTCTAAATCTACCTTTTGTTTTTGAAGTGCTAGTATTTCAGCTTTTAGTTTTTCTTTATCTAATTCTGTTTCTACTTTTTCTATTTTTCGTTTTTGTAGAAGCTCATTAAAACTTTTATAAAGATTAAAATAATACGTTTTTTGTTCGTCATTTCCTGATTTTTGATAAGTTTCGGCAAGCATTCCATAACAGCTTCTCATCTGTGCTACATCATTCATTTCTTGAGCCAAATTCAGAGCCTCTTTCAAAAATTTGGCAGATTCATCATATCGTTGCAGATTATTCAGCACGACAGAAATATTGATAAGAGAAGAAATAATAGTTACATTTTCAGAGCTTTTGCGCCTTCCTTCTAAGGTTTTTTTAAAGAAATAAAGTGAAGAATCATACTTTGATAAATCTGCATAGATCATAGCCAAATTGCTATAAATGCCATACATTCCACTTTGATTATCTACTTTTTTATTAAATTGTAAAGATTGATGAAAATAATTAATAGCAGGACGCAACTCCTTTTCCTCCCATTTTATGAGCGCAGCTTTATTGAGATAATCACTTGCACCTCTATAATCTCCTTCTTTTTCTTTTTCTTCAGACATAGAAAGATATTTTTCAATAGTTATTTTTTGTGTATTTTGAGCAAAAGAATAATCACAAAAATAAAATTGAGTTATAAAAAAGAAACACAAATAAAATAAAAAAATAAAAATTTTTTGCATCAAAATAATAATAAAATAAAGTATATATCTTTAATTAAATCAAAAATATAATTAATAATTAGAGTTATGTAAATACTGCTTTGTATGTCACTAAGCAGGGTTAAAAAAAATTAAACCCATGTTCTGTGGCACACAGAATACTCTAGTGCGTAACTCCAGTTAATAATAATAAGCAGAATAAATGTTTTTCAAAATAGGATTTTACTTACAAAGATACAAAATTGTACTAATTTACTTAGATCTAACTGATTATAATTAATTCTAAAGACTAAAAATAAATAATGTTGACAAGTCAATTATAGAAAAAAATAGCACACATTTTGATTAGTAAAAAGGAAGGTGCTTTAAACTTTAATTTTTATAAATCTCATGTTAAAAAACGTTCTTTCTACGGCTGTATTTTTTATACTTTCTTTGATAGTTTTTGGTTCTGTGCAAGCACAAACGAATCATACTTGGGAAAGTTATGGTCTTTCTTTTACTGTTCCTGCTGATTTTTCTGAAATCACAAATACAGATAATAAGTTTGAAGGAAAATCTGATGAAGCTCAAATCAATCTTTTAGGATTGTATCCTATTAATGCCGAAAGCCTTACAGAGGATAACTTGCAAGAATCTTTTATTGACATGGCTGCTGCATACGGAATGGCTATTGAAGGTGGAGAGGAAATCAAAATCAATGGGTTTACTGGTTTATATACGGAAACCGAACTTGAAGATGTACCAGCTTTCTTTGCTTGTATGTTAGACCCAAATGGCGAAGTTAATTTTATTGTTATTATTGTTCATAATAATAATGCTGAAAAAGCTATCAATATTATGGAAAGTATTCAAGCTGAATAAGGAATCAAAATCCTAAAGAAACTTTAAGTAAGTGATACATTTTTTGTATCACTTATTTTTTTGATTTAATTTTAAATCAAAAAAATCCATTTCCCTAAAAATTAATTTAGAAAAATGGATTTTAAATATATTATGAAGGTCTTAAAGTTTATGCTTTTTCAAACTCAACTTTTTTACCTTTTATTTTAGATTTGTTCATTACTCTGATTACATTATCAACATCAGATTGTGGTACTTCTACAAAAGATTCTTGTTCATTTACACGGATTGCACCGATTTTATCGCCACGCATTCCTGTTTCTCCTGCAATAGCTCCCAAAATATCACCCTTACGTACATTTTCAGTTGCTCCCAAATCAATACGCAAACGAACCATATCAGCACGGTCGCCACGGTCTTTGTAAGAAGGACGGCTTCCTCTGTCTCTATCATTACGGTCACGTCCACCTCTGTCATCACGACGGTTACGGCTGCCTCTATCTCTATCACGTCCACCACCTCTACGGTCGTTACGTCCACCTCTATCACGTCCACCTCTGTCATTTCTTCCACCACGTCCATCTCTTCTTCTATCTCTAGTATCCCAAATTTCAGCTTCAGTAAGACGGTCAGTTGGTTTGTTTGATAATTGAAGACTTAAAACAGCAGCAGCTACTTGTTTTGAAGTAATTCCTTCTATTTCTAACATTTCGATAAGAGCAGTATAGCTTTCTAATTCTTCAGCTTTTTTCTCATCATTGATAGTTGCTTTTAAGTTTTCCATGAAGCGTAATTGTTTCTTAGCCAAAACTTCTTGTTGAGTAGGAATTGTTCCTTGAGGAATTCTTGATTTAGAATAACGCTCAATATCATTCAAACGATATACTTCTCTACGCCCAGAAATAAATGTAATTGAAACACCTTTATTGCCTGCACGACCTGTACGACCAATACGGTGAACATAATACTCAGGGTCTAAAGGAACATCATAATTAATAACTGCTTCTACATTATCAACATCAATTCCACGAGCTGCAACATCTGTTGCTACCAAAATCTGAACACGTCCATGACGGAATTTATTCATTACCAAGTTACGTTGGTGTTGAGCCAAATCTCCGTGCAATGCCTCTGCTGCATATCCTTTTTGAATAAGCGTTTCAGCTACTTCGTCAGTTCTCTGTTTTGTATTACAGAAAATAAGCATTGATTCCCAGCCATTATAAGCCAACAAACGAACCAAAACATCAGTTTTGTAATTTGGATTGATTGGTAAGAATGATTGTTCGATATTATCACTTGTCAATTCTTTGCTAATTACCTTTACAATCTCTGGACTGTTTTGGTATTTTTTAGCAATTTGAAGAATTGGTTTTGGCATTGTAGCCGAGAAAAGAACTGTTTGGTGTTCAGTTGTGATTTGTTGTAAAATCAATTCAATATCTTCTTTGAAGCCCATATTAAGCATCTCATCAGCTTCATCCAAAATTATGTTTGTAATTTCTTCTAGCTTAAGAGTTCCTCTTTTGATATGGTCAATAGTACGACCTGGTGTTCCTACTACAATTTGAACGCCTCTTCTAAGATTACGAATTTGTTTTTCAATAGATTCGCCACCATAAACAGCCGTTACAAAAATATCTTTACGAAATTTTGCTAATTTTTCTAATTCTCCTGCTACCTGAACAGCAAGCTCACGTGTAGGACACAAAATAATTCCTTTTGGCAATCTTGAATTTCTATCAAATTCGCTATTTTCGTTTGCTTTGATGATTCTTTCGATAAGAGGAATACCAAATGCAGCCGTTTTTCCTGTTCCTGTTTGTGCTTGTCCGATTACGTCTTTTCCTTCCAATAAATGAGGAATTGCTTCTGCCTGAATTGGTGATGGAGATTCAAATCCCATTACTTCAACGGCACGTTTTACTTCATCAGACAGGTTCATGTCTGTAAATTTCAATGTTACTTCTGTTGATTCAGTTGTAGTTTCTTTTGTCTTTGTTGTTTCTGTTGTCTTTTCCATATAGAAAATATAATAATATTATTATGTATAAAATAATTGTAGAAAGCAACTCAGAAAAACTAATAAGCAGACGGTCAGAGTGTGTATCAATTTGGATAAACAAAATTATTTAAAAAACTAATCATAGAAAATAAAAGAGAATTAATAAAACTACATATTATGTATGCAGAACTTTATTTCTTCAAAATTTATTTTAAATATTCTATTTTTAGTAAATTAAACAAATACAGTAGTGTATCAAGTGTTGATAAGAGCAAAAAGACGAAACCTAGATGACTTTGAGGCTTGTGCTAAGTGAGAAGCTTTTGTGGGAGGCGTTGAACGGTTTGTTTTGTGATTTGAAATTTAGTTTTTAATTACTAAAAAATAAATTTCACAACGCAAGCTAACTCAACAAAGGCTTCGTGTGTAGTAAACAGAAAAGAGGTACGTAATTGCTTTTTATTGTAAAAATAATTAGCAATCTTTTTATTGACTATTTGTCTTTAGACGTACTTTTAATTAAATCAAAGTTTTCTATATTTCAATATTTAAGTAATAACTTAAATAAACGCAGTAGCTTAGGCTTTTTCCTATGGCTTTCTTTAACGAGTTGCAAAGATAAGAATTATTTTTTTATAAACCTAGATTTTAATGGAATAAATTAGATTAAAAAAAAATATAATTAAAAAAGAAGGATTTTATAAATTAGAGCGTCTTACTAAGTAAGTGAATACTATAAATTCATTACTTTTACTTTTAAAAATCAACTTATGATAAATCTTAGAAATTCTTCAAAAGACCAAGGTGGTACTATTCCACCAGATTTGGATGAATGTCAGGGGCGTACTTCGGCAACAGTTGATTATCCTAATGGAGTTTATCATTATCATATTTCTAGTACAGATGCTCCAAATTTGCCTACTTATTTGAAAGGTGTAGCAGCTCGTCGTTCATTTACTCATCAATAAAATGTTGAAAAAAATATCATTTTTTGTGATTTTGATACTAACTTTTGTTAGTGCCAAAGCTCACAATCCTAATACTGCATCAATTGTAGTCAGTCCTATTAATGGATTTTGGATAATGCAATTTGCCTTTTCTCAAGAAAGCGCAAATGCTGCCTTAACTCAATTTTATCCTACTCAAAACCTAAAAGATATTTCGGTAGAAGAGTATAAAAAATTATATATTGATTATGTAAAAAATAAAACATCATTAAAAGTTGATGGACAAAAAATAGAATTATCATCTGGTGAAATTAAATTAGGAAATCATCAAACAGATATGAAATTTTTGCTTCCAACATTCCCAAAGGACTACAAAGAAGTACAAATAAAATTGTCTGTTTTTGAAGAAAATGAAGAACAAAATACAGCACTAAAATTTGTAGAAAATGATAAATCAATTCGTAAAGTAATAAATCATCAAAATGAATTTTCTTTTAGTTTCCAAAATAAAGACAATAAGTTTATTGAAGTAGTTCAAGAAGTTGAAACTAAAAATCCGTATTTTTTATATATCTACATTGGTTTTGGAGTTTTACTTTTTGTAGGTTTGATTTTTTTAGTCAGAAGATAGAAACAAGCTAAAAGCTGAGAAATGTAGAATTTTTATAAAAAATTTCTATATTTCATCAAACTGATATGAATATGAATTTAGAATTATTCTTTGATAAACCTTCCTTATCCAATTTTGACGGACAAAATCTCAAAAATACATGGTTTGAAATATTAACTGGTAATTTTTCAGCTGATTTTTCGTGGCAAAATGCCGAAATTGCACTTATCGGAGTTGATGACAAAATAGGCTCAGAAAATAAATCTATACTTAATGCTGCTGATGCTGTTCGTCAAAAATTATATCATTTGCAGAAAGGAAGAGCACACAAATATAATATTGTAGATTTAGGAAATCTGAGATTAACAGATAATGAATCTGAAAATAAAGAGCGTTTGAGTGAAGTTTGTTATCGATTATTACAAAAAAATGTTTTGCCAATTATTATT contains:
- a CDS encoding choice-of-anchor D domain-containing protein yields the protein MKHQDKLFKYLLLFVGILFYTQAQAQRYVDASATGANNGTSWTDAYTSLQSAISGATAGTQIYVAKGTYKPTNGTNRNTTFQIPSGVEIYGGFSGKETRVNQVLLDARDFIANETILSGDLNGDDNVTGTFPTLVYGNYADNSVHLIYTRNVSNATRLDGFTIKGGNANDGSASFDYGVRAGGWYNNGSTGGVSQPTVANCIFTRNIGSEGGAMTNFGCCGGNANATIINCSFTQNQAAKGGAIYNDACCGGRANSTVTNCSFSQNRAINQGGGIYNEGVAGGGARATVTNSVFWENAGTRKSWFNASGGAVTASYTLVEEAAFTAGTANNGNNLFNQDPLFVNAAIGNLNLQATSPMINIGNNAAIPTDITLDAGNSSRVRATTVDLGAFETCPSTSAEINIQGGTPLNNIVDGAGIPDILVSNNTDFGLVPVTRTITYTIRNTGGAVLNISSILSSNTAEYVVSNIPTTVAAGGTATFDVTFNPIACGDNNATIVVNTDDCDEGIYNFVVQGIGGNPEIDVQGNAVSIVDGDVTPVLTDDTDFGNVVTNRTVTYTIQNTGSLALDINSIAITGANAADFVLSGITPPTSVAASGSTTFDVVFTPSTIGIKNATITINNNDCDESVYNFSIKGRGIVVPEINLQGNGNNIVSGAGTTSETNDTDFGDVVECLNSTKATNFTIRNTGSVILNITGIAVSGTNAGDFVVSSIPATVAAAGSETFTITFNPSATGNRVALVTVSNNDSDEGTYTFAINGNGTVDTTDPVIPVLTDINEECSSTPTAPTTTDICAGTITGTTTTTFPITAQGTTVVTWTFDDGNGNSITADQDVIIDDTTDPVIPVLADINEECSSTPTAPTTTDICAGTITGTTTTIFPITAQGTTVVTWTFDDGNGNSITADQNVIINDITNPTITAPSNITANTDTGICTASGVALGTPTGSDNCGTPTFTNNAPAIFPIGNTTVTWTADDGNGNTTTVNQTVTVSDSKEIDVLGNAVSIVDGDVTSDTADNTDFGNTTSRTVTYTIENTGTEVLAISSIVSSGTNAGDFVVSSIPTSVVAGGNATFDVTFTPSALGTRTAIITVNNNDCDEAVYDFAVEGSNISSGDVLLVRTGIYYPTIQEGVDVSVDTDTLVMTVDRIYPENVLVDKTLTFQSNATTYQDVSINQIEMNGLGKTLTIDGNMGIIEVLNMEEGDITVTTAANFALRSTTGGTALVINDDDSNTVIGNVIMERYLSTIDDLGGTNGRGYHLFSSPFSDATVSQFGDDMSLVLTTAYNTAAEPAFTRPFPTFFQYEENNAGATTSAYFNPFISNYKVPTATDLTVVRGYQANIATGETVDLSGILNNGNKTITVTNNGGGFSQEGYNLIGNPYPSPIDWEEVLITSVGVEDAIYIDIPVNQYQGVFAEYVNGVPNNGGKKEIASMQGFFVRTLAGGTVNMTNDARLTADTRFFKTTETQNVKEGLVRVALKKGNSLDETTIYFQNGATSSFDGKYDAAKLHKMNSVHSTLYSYNENAETTEYFAINGLGSFDSNQKLSLAMNILTEGEYEITLRSMKYFHSKHELYLYDSLTDSLHNLRAEGDYKFAAKKGNEVKRFVLLFKTDANKNFFTDEKVVVYPNPTSNSFSYSLKTNREGNYTIRLFDATGRIILEESKIKEGAFLEGTINLEKHSSGLYLLQVSDSEKTTTVRVVKE
- a CDS encoding GNAT family N-acetyltransferase; the encoded protein is MSISIKKLTPESTFDNTLLEEINEFLFKHLEQYGDPKADIKKAMEYSLSKEAGKGGYIFYAIEEEKIVGATVINETGMTDYIPENILVYIAVDGSQRGKGIGQKIMTEAMNSVKGSVALHVEPNNPAKKLYERLGFENKYLEMRWKK
- a CDS encoding amidohydrolase → MLNIRQNLHKIAELSNQEYKTAEFVIDFLQKCNPTSIHQNIGNTGIIAIWENENFDVKENKTVAFRAELDALPIPEPNSFEYKSEHQGVSHKCGHDGHMTILLGVAEYLKNNFDRTNQKNNKRIILLFQPAEETGEGALQMLNDKKMQKLNLKIDYFFALHNIPSYKKNLIVCRENTFAAASKGITIEFEGKTSHAAEPQNGNNPALALSELTTFLYFLSENLTKEKQNKDFVLVTVVDAILGETSRKSFDNIAFGVSPAKARIGATLRSYLDEDLELLSKKTEQKAQELADKYDLKLKISYSEKFAATTNTKKSVELIQKTAKKLGLNYQDKEKPFSWSEDFGQFTQHFEGAMFGLGSGTDTPELHHSNYDFPDEITQTGINIFVSLIEDIE
- the gatC gene encoding Asp-tRNA(Asn)/Glu-tRNA(Gln) amidotransferase subunit GatC, coding for MKVTVDKKLIEDISHLSRLEFSEEDKSEMADNLNEILGWVEQLNEIDTENTLPLIHISEEVNVMRNDKVANVLSHEKALKNAPKKDSDYFRTPKVID
- a CDS encoding tetratricopeptide repeat-containing sensor histidine kinase, with the protein product MSEEKEKEGDYRGASDYLNKAALIKWEEKELRPAINYFHQSLQFNKKVDNQSGMYGIYSNLAMIYADLSKYDSSLYFFKKTLEGRRKSSENVTIISSLINISVVLNNLQRYDESAKFLKEALNLAQEMNDVAQMRSCYGMLAETYQKSGNDEQKTYYFNLYKSFNELLQKRKIEKVETELDKEKLKAEILALQKQKVDLELINKSLELEQKTEVVENQQDSLGQLTSKYTKQELAIQLLQEKANAERAENLQRIQEQEALTRTAILIAFFILVVTGLVFFFYIRTREKNKDLALQRNQLQEQAVLLEEQQEQLEAQKSIVEKQRDKLEVSNGVKDKLFSIISHDLRTPFTSVNGYLTLIRYGALTLEEVTTLAAEVKISVDHHLETLNNVLEWSKAQMQGLSPKPEKIVLNEIAQNQQKFFKSLAESKEIEIINKININTKAFADPNQIDVILRNLVGNALKFTPKEGKITVFSVIKDDSVVVSVTDTGIGMSKENLNKLFKEGKHFTTQGTNNEAGTGLGLLLCKDFVEANGGKINVESQLGKGTSFIFDLPLGN